The Drosophila willistoni isolate 14030-0811.24 unplaced genomic scaffold, UCI_dwil_1.1 Seg271, whole genome shotgun sequence nucleotide sequence AAATGATGTGAATGTTTCcataaatattgatttttcgAATCTTGTACTGAATACGCAAACAAATGATGAAGTGGTGAAAGGTAAAAAATTTGATATACCATCCGATCTTGATTTAGATGCTCGTCTACAAGCTGAATTGGACTCATTGCTACCGTCGATGACATCTGAGGAATCCGAAATAGATGCTCGCCTACAGGCCGAACTTGACTCTTTGCCCTTCATCGAGGTGGATAATACAGATCCACCTCCCCTTGGTTCAGATCCACAAAATTGTGCACAAATCTCATATGCGGCAGTGGAAAATGAAGTGCCAGTGGATGAAATGCAAGTACCCCATAATGACGCTGATTTGGATAATCCAATATTTGTTCCCTTAGTGGGTGCTCCGAACACAGATTTTCTACAACCGATGCGAACTTTCGGGTATTTCCGAAACGGTCACGGTGAAGATATTCCCGTGTCTTTTGTTCTTGGACCAGATGGTTTGGTGACCAATGTTTCAATAATTAACATTGTTCCAAGCGTCTTGTTCAGTCCATAACGAAGAAATCAGATAACAGATTCACTTGTCTATTGGGTAATGTTAGGGGATGATAAAAACTTTCGATAATAATTTTGCGATAATATTATGGAATCACAGTTTTTCACACAAGTTGCAAGTCgcttaaatatgtatatttatacaaaaatttataaagtttaaaataccaactttaaacaaagaaaatacagTGCtttagggttttttttttgtcgatttATGAGAAAGGCACGGAAACTATTTGGAAGCAATTTAGTTGCCAATTGTAGTTGTAATTGTCCCAAATGCCACACAACATGGTCTCTGTACAAATGGTTTCATTTGAACATAAATTAACGGAGGAAAGTTGGCAGCTCCGTTTACGTATCGAATGGAGTTCCGTTTTGAAAGAAATCATTGCCCTGGCATTGAATTTTTGGTCGGGAGGGGGGTCTGTGTGGTAAACGGTAAATGATAATCACAGAAATGACCCTGCAACATGTGTGCGGAAATTCGCGAACGCAACTTATGgtagttaaaaattttgacactCACAAAGGTGTATCCAAAAAAATTAGAGCCGAGATTCAAAGGGCCTTTTAAAATCGTTAAGTGCTTCGAAAATGATCGATACGTTGTAAGTGACGTCGAATTTGGTCTATAGCAAATATGAAGCCATAGTTCAATTGGTCAGATGAAACTATTAAAGTTAACGTAAATATAAAGAAAGATCAAAATACGAATGAACAgataaaagcaaatacaaacctaaatgtaaatgaaaattatgttATCGAAAAAGGTCAGTATGTTAAGCAAAGAAATAAGTAAATTGAAAAACGCTAAGAATGACAACAGTACACACAGCTATAATACGAGAACCAATAGTCGTCATAAAGAAGATCAGGTGATCCTTACTGTCAGAATGGCCGAATTGAAGCAATATGTATTAGTATTAAGTATATCTTACTCTTTCCCCCAGTGCAACATGTTTAGCCTTAAGTATATCTTACTCTTTTCTTTGTTACAACttagttttaagttttatGCAGTGGTACAGTAAGAGAAGTGTGCTGTCTCACTTGttagaacagaacagaaagaattaaataaaaagaatgagagagagCCCGAGACCTTTCCAACAAATGCAAAACCGTGGAAATCGGTTCTGGAGTTAAAGCGTCAGGCAGGAAAACCCGACCTATTTTCATATAGtgtaatcaaaaaaatttgtttaaagcaaagtaagaaatttttatttgtaagatGTCAGGTACTTACGAATTGTGTTAATGGATTTTACATATATCGAAGTTAGTATtttaagtatcgattgttagtattaAGTTGACTCTGGAAAATATCGGTATGCGGCCTAAGGCCACACTGGAGAGTTCCTCCTTTTTCCTCCGGCAACGACCAAACGAGACAGACGCAATAGCTGCGCTGCTCCCAATTAATCTCTTGCCATCGCTAATTATACTTatctttttagaaaataaataccctatttatattatatgaaacaaaaatattttcaaaataccaTTCAAGAATGGTcactaaaattttatgtacGTTAAAATTATTTCTAGTTTCGCTGAAATCCTTCCTTATGCAAAtcgcccaaaaaaaaattctgttttttccATGGTGCTGAttgcaaccaaacaacaacattgacggagttttacCGGTACAACACTGCACTCAGTTATTGATAGCGAAATCCACACGATTTATACCAATCGGCTTGGGCTAGAGGTTCTGACAACTTTCCTAACATTTGGGTCAACACACGATTCCCACGCGCGACCTGTCCATTGGCTTGAGAGGCAgcagtcgctactttaatgttgtcaatatttcggttttctacAAAATCAGCAAACTCAAACAACGTAAAACACGTATCTCTGTCCGATAAACTCTTCTTGGTCGGCTATattattcaaaatgtttttttaacgCGGCGATAACTTCTTTGGTACTAGTGTAATTTACGGGAtacaatttaacaaaaaacggacgtgtttttttgcgctgattaaattttatttttttctcgcaATTAAATCCTTTTctataacttttaaattcattatcggtttaataataatttcaacatccgaattttattttcatttcgtgaattcttgctgtcgcttttgtgtttttgtttaaatttaaataaatcaaaacttacaacaatacttgcattagcgatgttgttgttttgcttatctcttttgcttttgtgtctttaccgttttaactaactctcgcgctcttgcgtacaaattgttgttgcatgtgttcaatttgacgcgctctcccgctctttcctattcttgtttgatttgcgctctcgtcttttgcctacccgcgactctgtgatacgtgttttttttttgtgtattcctacttattaatttctttagttctctgcacattaacccttgtgtcagaactggtcagtatattcttatacacaggttatcttacctttacaatttttatttttttaatttttttatacctacatattttaaataaatttaactttttgataaaatggttgtctgctcaaaaaataattgcatagttgccactaatacggtcgactcccatgattatattctttgttggttgtgtgacaatgcggttcacgttaagtgtgcaggttacacaggcagaatcaaggagtctattgctaaaggtggtggcttaaaatatggatgtgatgcttgcagggaggtcgagaattaatgcgctctttcatgaggcggactagagatagttttgacactttaagagCAGGTTTTAacaaactccaagcggagtttactgcggtggagactcagttcagatgtttatcgcttatgaatgagtctccgaaacgtaaaaggaccagtccgtggggtgtttctgtatctgtagatccgccagcgtctcttatcgtccccgaccggtctcatggaccgtccactcctaatgtacagcaattgatatcgtttaagagcccggttgtggaTGGTATTAGTaaggaattaccggtatcacctgggaatgatcttttaaaaacgatgcctattgtagtgtccgggcaattacccactccaatggaaattgccgatagttctaaaagtatcgagggccccgtaaacaagttgagtgctgcagtgggtgacttgtccaacgttactgctgcggctgacgcttcgctaccaccaaagaaacatatatttgtttctaggctagaccctgttgtcacatctgatgatgtaatagcctatattcgaaagaaagttaacgtctcgaaattaaaattagttttctgccaatatatgtcgagaagatttttggccgaagCATATAATAGtgaaggaatatactgtaaaaaagaaaaatcggcaaccgattcgcttaccagaacgttagaggactgaaatctaaacttcctaatctctatgtagatagtctttcttttgagcataacattctagcttttacagagacgtggctaaaacctgatattgctgatgcatcggttttttccacaaacttttctatattcagacgtgaccggagttttcgcataggtggtggccttctgatagctgttgatgcagctttatcatctgaaatgatccaattttctagtacccaggagattgagtttgtcggtgttaaagtaaattttaaatcttttaatgctttcattacttgttcctatattccaccactgtcagacatggtgatatatttaaatcatttagaggcaattcagtttgtctcctctttagtttttagtcagacatgctcatagttgtaggtgattttaatttacccgctttagcatggtcaccaaCAGATGAATGTACCATGTTGGTGCCCtttttgtcacatgactttattgatggccttctaggcttatcttaatcccaagtcaatcctgtcttaaattctggaaaatcgttagatcttatttctgtattggattcttcttattgtgatgtttctaggatcgaaccagtTCTTCccgaagacaaatttcatcctacattaaatttaaacagcAACATTACCTCGCCTCCAAAGGAGAAAGAACCAGAATTGCTGCTGTTCCCATCGAGAACAAGCCTGGTGGCtccaaattttgaaaaaccgAAGCCGCTTGCTGCAGGAACTAATTTAAATGGAAAGACGACAAATTCAACAAATGTTTTACGAAAACGCGACTTATAATCAGGCTTTCAATCAAGTAAAGTCCTTTAATGATAATGAGAATGAGAAAATGAATGAGAATGTGagttatttaaataattggccCATTCATGACGACACAAATAAAGAGAATCAAGAAGGTAACAATTATGGAAACATACGTAGATTTCTTTAATACTGAGTCAAATTTTTGATTCTGGGcaagaaattaaaagagaaATTCTGCACAGAAGCGAGGACAACAGTAGTTGTTTACATGTCGACTATAAACCCAATTCGGATAATCAAGGAGAAccagaaatttgttttaattttacatttgaTAATCTGAATAATGAAATAGTCGATGCCAACAGTACATAACAATATTAATGGCATTGTGAATATAAATGATGTGAATGTTTCcataaatattgatttttcgAATCTTGTACTGAATACGCAAACAAATGATGAAGTGGTGAAAGGTAAAAAATTTGATATACCATCCGATCTTGATTTAGATGCTCGTCTACAAGCTGAATTGGACTCATTGCTACCGTCGATGACATCTGAGGAATCCGAAATAGATGCTCGCCTACAGGCCGAACTTGACTCTTTGCCCTTCATCGAGGTGGATAATACAGATCCACCTCCCCTTGGTTCAGATCCACAAAATTGTGCACAAATCTCATATGCGGCAGTGGAAAATGAAGTGCCAGTGGATGAAATGCAAGTACCCCATAATGACGCTGATTTGGATAATCCAATATTTGTTCCCTTAGTGGGTGCTCCGAACACAGATTTTCTACAACCGATGCGAACTTTCGGGTATTTCCGAAACGGTCACGGTGAAGATATTCCCGTGTCTTTTGTTCTTGGACCAGATGGTTTGGTGACCAATGTTTCAATAATTAACATTGTTCCAAGCGACTTGTTCAGTCCATAACGAAGAAATCAGATAACAGATTCACTTGTCTATTGGGTAATGTTAGGGGATGATAAAAACTTTCGATAATAATTTTGCGATAATATTATGGAATCACAGTTTTTCACACAAGTTGCAAGTCgcttaaatatgtatatttatacaaaaatttataaagtttaaaataccaactttaaacaaagaaaatacagagctttatggttttttttttgtcgatttATGAGAAAGGCACGGAAACTATTTGGAAGCAATTTAGTTGCCAATTGTAGTTGTAATTGTCCCAAATGCCACACAACATGGTCTCTGTACAAATGGTTTCATTTGAACATAAATTAACGGAGGAAAGTTGGCAGCTCCGTTTACGTATCGAATGGAGTTCCGTTTTGAAAGAAATCATTGCCCTGGCATTGAATTTTTGGTCGGGAGGGGGGTCTGTGTGGTAAACGGTAAATGATAATCACAGAAATGACCCTGCAACATGTGTGCGGAAATTCGCGAACGCAACTTATGgtagttaaaaattttgacactCACAAAGGTGTATCCAAAAAAATTAGAGCCGAGATTCAAAGGGCCTTTTAAAATCGTTAAGTGCTTCGAAAATGATCGATACGTTGTAAGTGACGTCGAATTTGGTCTATAGCAAATATGAAGCCATGGTTCAATTGGTCAGATGAAACTATTAAAGTTAACGTAAATATAAAGAAAGATCAAAATACGAATGAACAgataaaagcaaatacaaacctaaatgtaaatgaaaattatgttATCGAAAAAGGTCAGTATGTTAAGCAAAGAAATAAGTAAATTGAAAAACGCTAAGAATGACAACAGTACACACAGCTATAATACGAGAACCAATAGTCGTCATAAAGAAGATCAGGTGATCCTTACTGTCAGAATGGCCGAATTGAAGCAATATGTATTAGTATTAAGTATATCTTACTCTTTCCCCCAGTGCAACATGTTTAGCCTTAAGTATATCTTACTCTTTTCTTTGTTACAACttagttttaagttttatGCAGTGGTACAGTAAGAGAAGTGTGCTGTCTCACTTGttagaacagaacagaaagaattaaataaaaagaatgagagagagCCCGAGACCTTTCCAACAAATGCAAAACCGTGGAAATCGGTTCTGGAGTTAAAGCGTCAGGCAGGAAAACCCGACCTATTTTCATATAgtgtaatcaaaaaaaatttgtttaaagcaaagtaagaaatttttatttgtaagatGTCAGGTACTTACGAATTGTGTTAATGGATTTTACATATATCGAAGTTAGTATtttaagtatcgattgttagtattaAGTTGACTCTGGAAAATATCGGTATGCGGCCTAAGGCCACACTGGAGAGTTCCTCCTTTTTCCTCCGGCAACGACCAAACGAGACAGACGCAATAGCTGCGCTGCTCCCAATTAATCTCTTGCCATCGCTAATTATACTTatcttttttagaaaataaataccctatttatattatatgaaacaaaaatattttcaaaataccaTTCAAGAATGGTcactaaaattttatgtacGTTAAAATTATTTCTAGTTTCGCTGAAATCCTTCCTTATGCAAAtcgcccaaaaaaaaattctgtttttcCATGGTGCTGAttgcaaccaaacaacaacattgacggagttttacCGGTACAACACTGCACTCAGTTATTGATAGCGAAATCCACACGATTTATACCAATCGGCTTGGGCTAGAGGTTCTGACAACTTTCCTAACATTTGGGTCAACACACGATTCCCACGCGCGACCTGTCCATTGGCTTGAGAGGCAgcagtcgctactttaatgttgtcaatatttcggttttctacAAAATCAGCAAACTCAAACAACGTAAAACACGTATCTCTGTCCGATAAACTCTTCTTGGTCGGCTATattattcaaaatgtttttttaacgCGGCGATAACTTCTTTGGTACTAGTGTAATTTACGGGAtacaatttaacaaaaaacggacgtgtttttttgcgctgattaaattttatttttttctcgcaATTAAATCCTTTTctataacttttaaattcattatcggtttaataataatttcaacatccgaattttattttcatttcgtgaattcttgctgtcgcttttgtgtttttgtttaaatttaaataaatcaaaacttacaacaatacttgcattagcgatgttgttgttttgcttatctcttttgcttttgtgtctttaccgttttaactaactctcgcgctcttgcgtacaaattgttgttgcatgtgttcaatttgacgcgctctcccgctctttcctattcttgtttgatttgcgctctcgtcttttgcctacccgcgactctgtgatacgtgttttttttttgtgtattcctacttattaatttctttagttctctgcacattaacccttgtgtcagaactggtcagtatattcttatacacaggttatcttacctttacaatttttatttttttaatttttttatacctacatattttaaataaatttaactttttgataaaatggttgtctgctcaaaaaataattgcatagttgccactaatacggtcgactcccatgattatattctttgttggttgtgtgacaatgcggttcacgttaagtgtgcaggttacacaggcagaatcaaggagtctattgctaaaggtggtggcttaaaatatggatgtgatgcttgcagggaggtcgagaattaatgcgctctttcatgaggcggactagagatagttttgacactttaagagCAGGTTTTAacaaactccaagcggagtttactgcggtggagactcagttcagatgtttatcgcttatgaatgagtctccgaaacgtaaaaggaccagtccgtggggtgtttctgtatctgtagatccgccagcgtctcttatcgtccccgaccggtctcatggaccgtccactcctaatgtacagcaattgatatcgtttaagagcccggttgtggaTGGTATTAGTaaggaattaccggtatcacctgggaatgatcttttaaaaacgatgcctatagtagtgtccgggcaattacccactccaatggaaattgccgatagttctaaaagtatcgagggccccgtaaacaagttgagtgctgcagtgggtgacttgtccaacgttactgctgcggctgacgcttcgctaccaccaaagaaacatatatttgtttctaggctagaccctgttgtcacatctgatgatgtaatagcctatattcgaa carries:
- the LOC124461220 gene encoding uncharacterized protein LOC124461220, whose amino-acid sequence is MPTVHNNINGIVNINDVNVSINIDFSNLVLNTQTNDEVVKGKKFDIPSDLDLDARLQAELDSLLPSMTSEESEIDARLQAELDSLPFIEVDNTDPPPLGSDPQNCAQISYAAVENEVPVDEIGCSEHRFSTTDANFRVFPKRSR
- the LOC124461218 gene encoding uncharacterized protein LOC124461218 isoform X2; the encoded protein is MPTVHNNINGIVNINDVNVSINIDFSNLVLNTQTNDEVVKGKKFDIPSDLDLDARLQAELDSLLPSMTSEESEIDARLQAELDSLPFIEVDNTDPPPLGSDPQNCAQISYAAVENEVPVDEIGCSEHRFSTTDANFRVFPKRSR
- the LOC124461218 gene encoding uncharacterized protein LOC124461218 isoform X1, encoding MPTVHNNINGIVNINDVNVSINIDFSNLVLNTQTNDEVVKGKKFDIPSDLDLDARLQAELDSLLPSMTSEESEIDARLQAELDSLPFIEVDNTDPPPLGSDPQNCAQISYAAVENEVPVDEMQVPHNDADLDNPIFVPLVGAPNTDFLQPMRTFGYFRNGHGEDIPVSFVLGPDGLVTNVSIINIVPSDLFSP